Genomic DNA from Prunus persica cultivar Lovell chromosome G1, Prunus_persica_NCBIv2, whole genome shotgun sequence:
aattaaaaattgaatctttCTGTGTAAATAAGAAAATCTTTACCCTCTCAGTTTGCAATTTTGTGCGAAGGTAGAGTTTGATCATGAGACGAATAGAAGGCGTGACAGCCATTCTTCTCTCCTTGTGAAGCTTCGAGAGAGCTTCACATTCTAGACGATGCAGCTTCCATTCAGACTTCTGCATAATACAAAAACCCAAGACTTCAACGAATGAGGAAACACAAGAACTCCATGAATGTAATCTAATTACCAATCCGAAGCCTAGGGCATACCTGGCATGAGTTACTGCAGTAGTACACAACCTGACAAGCCGAGCACTTCTTGAGATTACTTGATTCGAAACAAGCATCGCACCTGGATTCCGCTGAGGAGTTGTTTGGCACAGAAACGTACGGCTCTTGGCTTATTATCACCTCCCCTGCAATTCAAAACCTCCATTATCGCTGTTCTGAAGCAGCAGAgctacagagagagagagagagagagagagagagagagagagagagagagaggtgaagAGGAGACCTGGAGAGAAGTCTCTGGTGGTAAAGAGGCAACGGCCTTTCTCTGGAACATTCGAAACGGTTAAGCTTCGGTCCTCAAGAGCTCTCTGCAACTCTTCCATGATTGGCGTTCTGTCTGTGTTTGCTCACTCTCCACCAAACGACGACGTCAATGGTGGCGAAGTTTTGATGATATAGCAaatgagtgttttttttttttttttttttgggttctaattttggggttttgtaGGGTTAAGGTGGCGGGTCCTACATGGGAGGACGTGGCGTGCTACGAAGCCTTGTGTTCTTGACTTGTCGCTCTTTTCCGTCTCCGAAACGTTTCAATTCTCACTGAAAGTTCTGGTCTTTTCAAGTTGAATGTCCTACGCCTTCACTAGGTCACTAGGGTTTTTCTCCGCACTCAAGAAGGTCATTTTATCAACAAAGAAAACGAATAGCAGCCTCCCTCTACCGTTTGCTGTTTCAGGTTAGTTTGGTCCCTACTGTTTGGTTACTGAGAAAATCCAGTAAAATCAGTTCGTTTCTGAATTTATCAATCTGTTTGCGAATTTCAGCTATGGATGGTAATTCAAGTTGCGCGTTGGTGTTATGCGGAAAATCATCGGCAGAGAATGAAACTGCCAAAACGCTGAAGAACAGTGGCGCTCTGAAGCTCACTGACAACACTGAGCTTTCAATTCTTCTGCACTCTGAATCGGCAAAACCGATCAAGGAAGACGCTTTTGGGGTGGATTCGTTTATGAACTCTCTCTCAACCAATCGGTTCGGAAGGTTCCTCCTTTGGTCTCCACGCTTGCCTTCAACGCACGACGTCATCTCCCAGTAAGTCTCATAAAAGCCCTTAGCTTTGTTTGCCTTTCTGAAACGAAGTGAACGGATATTTAGCTTTTTCTCAGGAATTTCTGTGAGCTTCCTATCGGTGCAGTTTGTGTAGCTGATGTTCAGTACAAAGGGCGAGGTTTGAAATGCCAATTGGTGGTTGACATTGATTTTACTGGTTTATTGTGTTATTGGGATTCAATTTATTCTGTGATCTTTTCCAGGCCGGTCGAAGAATGTGTGGGAGTCTCCCAAGGGTTgccttctcttttcctttactTTGCAGATGGAGGATGGCCGAGTCGTGCCTCTTATACAATACGTGGTGTCTCTTGCTGTCACGGAGGCAATAAAGGATGTTTGTGATAAAAATGTGAGTGCATTTTTCTTGCTGAGTTTGATATAGAAAGAACCTTGTCAAATTCATATTGCAGTTAATAGGTGATGCTATAGTCTCCCAACTTTGATACACTTGTGTTAATACATCTTTTGAATTTCAGGGCTTGCCATATGTTgatgttaaaataaaatggccAAATGATCTTTATTTAAATGGCCTCAAAGTGGGAGGTATTTTATGCACCTCGACATTTAAATCAAAGCAGTTCAATGTCTCTGCTGGTAATTAGTCTCATCCTCTGGGTGCTGATTAGCATATCTGATTGGAAATAAGCATGGTTTCACATACCTACTGGCTGCTTTGTTACTTTTCTGTAGACCTTGTTCCATTCAAGTATTAGATGAATGCCTCCATCGACAACATTGGATAGTCAAGAAGAAACTCTATGTTGATAATGATGACACAGATATTTTTGCTTCTGTTCTTGCAGGTATAGGTTTGAATGTTGATAATGAGAAACCAACTACATGCTTGAATACATTTCTTAGAGAATTGTCTGTTACGACATACCAGTTTAGAAGAGAAGATATTCTTGCCGCCTTCTTCGacaaatttgagaaattttatgAGCTTTTTATAAATCAAGGTAAAAAATCATCGCATGTCAATTAACCATCAAATATGTCATATGATATATCAATTATGCTATTCcttcattttgattttaatgCTTAATCTTACTGTTTTGCCTCAACTATGTATGTTGGTGCCttgctttctattttttcttttaagttttatgCCTGTCATGAAAAAATATCTGAATAACTTTTCCAGCTAGAATCCCTATAAATGAACAATCTTTGAACTTGTTATatgaaatttcttttgatCTCAAAATTTGAATCCTTGGCAATACCATCGCAGTTATATTTTGCCCTCCTTTTTAACAACTTTATTTGTTTCCTGCATAGATAtatggaaaaagaaagggtAAATGTAATCATTTCTttctccaaaaaaatataaattctaaTTGACCTTGTTTCCAGAGTTTCTGTTTCAGTAATAAGATTCTACTCTGATCAGCAAGCACAATAGTGAATCCATTAAGGGCATGTGTTATGAAAAGTAATGCATGGTTCATTTAATGCAGGATTCCAATCTCTTGAGGAGCTATACTATAAGACGTGGCTACACAGGTAACACACTGTCATGTAGATCTAGATTCTACTATGAATCTTTATGGTTGAATTCAAGTTAGTCATTTTTAGGCGTAGTCTTGTCTAGCTTCAAAAACCAAAGAAGCCTAGTGAAATGTAACACCAAATATTCTGTAAATTTTGTCTCACTTGGTACCCATTAACATTTTTTACTTAACCTACAGAAGTCGTCTTCCAACCTTTTATGATGGCCTcttgattttcttctcataaaGTATGGAAACCATTCTTGTCATTCTTGAAgttagttttgttttgatatCTGCAGCGGACAGAGGGTTATTGTGCAAGAAAAGAATGACGATCAAGTTGTGGAAAACGTGGTCACTATTCAGGTTTGGCAAACTAGAAAGTTGCTAGATGAGTTACTGACTCAGAGTTTGAATATTCATGCCTATGTACACGAAAGAGTTTGTACCCTTTCTTATGATATAAACCCAACGAAAATCTGTTATTTTATCCTTTCTGGTTCAGACAGGAATTTAAGGGTTACCTTTATGGATAAAATTTTGGGTCTTGTGTTCATAAAAGATATGCCCCTTTCCCTTGATATACAGAAGTTAAAGAACGTGTTCAGTAAAAATGTGTGAGAATCCTTTATTTGAATGAGATGAAAAGATCTAAgcctaaaattcataaactAGGGGGAAACTACAATTACAACTTTTATGGTTGACTCTTTTTACATGGATAacccagtaatttattttccaCTCTTATACCCCTTATGGTTTCCTATGTTACCACCTATATCATTTGTGATTTACCCCATGTAGCCATTGAATAGAGAAATAAGACAAGGATAAAATAGGCATTTGCATGCTTATTAGCAACATccattaaatagaaaaattagTAAACTACAGAGTGTAAATGTCACAAGTAAACCACAGGTTATACCCTTTTAAATAGGGTACCATATAGGGTCTATATGTACGTCCTCCTAAATTTTATCATGAAATTCTCCCTTCTCGTAGATTTTATAACGTAATTCTCAGACAGTTTGAGGTATGATTGTATTGTCAATACTATATATTGGTACTAGGTTTTCAACATCTAAATGTTTAATTTGCAGGGTTTGACCTCATCAGGATATCTGTTAGCTATTGGTGATGACAACCAGATGTGTGAACTTCATCCTGATGGCAATAGGTAACTTTGCTAAattgatattattatttttttatgatatAATGATGTTTAATTAACTATGTAACTTACATAAGCAGTACCTGTACaagcctcttttttttttttaatatagtCCCATGGATGTTTATAATAGTTCCACTTGTAAGTAGGAAAAGTGAAAACTACCGGAAGAACATTTAGTAAGCAAGCCATATGGTTTATATAAACTGTAATTTCCATTCATTTAAGATGCTAgcacaaatttattttttttcttgttttgggcCAATGTGATAGCACAATTTAGAGCCACCAAGATTTTCATGTTCAACCAAAAAGAACACTGTTTGGTCAAGACTGCTTTAAATGTTTTATGTCATATGGGATAGATACCTGGTAATAAGGTTCAAACTTTTTCATACGCCTTACTGGGACATCATAAGCACAACTTTTTGGGTTTGATGTGGTTTTCGCAACTCTTGAAAGTTAGATATGAAAGGAAGTATTTATAAGTTGGTAATAAGTGAATATAGTTATTGGAACTAGTACATAATTCTTGGTATTATACCTGAAGGTAGCTCCACTGTTTTGCTCACCTATTACTGGATTTATTTGACTATTAGTTAAATTTATGTCCTGATTTTGTCCTAGTCCCGTATCATAtaatctttttgtttgaagaTGTGTCCTTAACTAAATTCTGGGCAGATCACTTGAGACATCAATTGGTGAGGATATGGAAATTGCAACATCACCTTTTTCTATCTGTTAATTTAAAATTGCACCCCTGCTTTAATACGTGTGTCAGGTTGCTTGGTCAAAAGGACCGCAACTTGGCATCATTgttctttttgaaatttggTTTTACCATCCAAAGTTGAAATAAGGGTTCTGGTCATGTCTCTTGTACTCCTTTTCTCTCCCAATACAGTCATTGTGAAAAACTCTTGCATGCATTTACCATCTTAAAAGTGACGCCTGGTTTTATTTCTCATTTACTGGCCTCTTAATCATTGCCTTCTATTTCTGCAATAAATCAGTATCCATGCATTCCTGGGTATAACTTTGGGGCAGAACTGGTAGGTGATCTTGACATGTCTTTCTTGTCAAACATTACATGCCTGTATTTCTGTCTCTTCCTCAACTTGATACAtgtaaaaaagaatacataaaTAAGTATGTAAGTAATACTAAGTAAATATGCTAGAGGATCACTAAGAACATCCCGTTATATATTTTGCCCCTTTTCCCGATCAACTATGTATAGCTTCAGTGTGAAGCATCCCCTGCATTCCCTTTGTAAGATAAGTCATTACAACTTTTGGCAATTTGATGCAGTGGTTTTACACCAACATGTTATATTTTCAGAAGTTTGTCAGGACATGAGCCTGCTATTCTTAACCTAAGTAATCATGATACTGTTTCTATTTCTCTATAGTTTTGACTTCTTCAAAGGATTGGTCAGACAAAAGCTTGACTGAAGAAGATGCCTTGGCACCATGCATCAGTGGCTACAATCTTGCTCTATCATGTGCACCACTGAGAATGTTCTCTCTTTAGTtacttttttccattttgtttttatttattgttctCAGTATAGATCTCGACAAACTTAGATCTGTCTTTCTTTGCTTAATAATATCAGAAGTCATGGATTACAACCACTCTACTTTGTATACTTGCAAACAAGAAATGGATTGTGTTTTGTGTCATGATCAACCCAAATAATCAATCATTTGTAGGAAATCTGGTCATCCTTGCCAGCTTTGAGGTGGTTTGAATAAGTAGTACTTTTTTTGTGGTTGGTTGGGGAAAAACTATTATAGAATATTTTCTTGTCCAATGGGTGCTCAAAAAATATGCTTAGTTTTGTTGGCTTTGCTAAGATCTGAAGGCCCCAACAATGACCCACTGGCCAGAATGTCTTGTTTGTAAGGCAGTATATGGTGATGCAAACAGAACTCTTTGGTTGCCTATATCATTGTTAACTGGTTGAAAAACATGTAGGATAACATGTAGGATAAAGATTCTCTTCCAAAAGAAGCCAACGCTCATTTTTGGTGCGTCCTGTGGTTGTAGGGTACCTGCTGTCCCTCTTCACATTCTGAGTTTGAGTCTTTTGTTATAGGGACAGAGAAAAAGGAACCCACCCCTCCCACATGCACAGCCTTCTATACCAAACAAAATGTCCTAAATTGAGGCCACAACCCTTTAGTGGGGGTCCATACAACATTACCACTGTCTCAATTGGGAATCTGGTTAAGCCATCTTCTCCAAGCTGCAAAAGGTCACGTTCGACGTAAGATATCACCAGTCACGTTTTCGGCTAGTGTCATGTCTCATGTTTCGGTACTCATAATAGAGGTACTGCACTTATTAAATTGGATAATTTCTCGCATAAAAGAGAAAACGAATCACATCATCAAGGGTGGGACTCTATGGGACTGGATCTCGGAACGAGAGCTTGATCCAGTCCCGGTCCACCCACGAAACAATGTCGTTGACCACATTTGAAAGCTTTTTGAGATTCATTTCCAAATTAGGTTCCGCCAATGTACCAAACCCACGCATCAAGTTGCAGCTTTTGTCTCTCATTTCCAAATGATAGGATTGTCTTTGCATGAGTTGAAAAAGTTGGCATTCACATTACACTAGGACACATTCTAATACCTTGTATTTGGTCGTGGCATGAGAACAACAACTGTGTCGTTTTGGTGGTAGGGGCTCATGGGGTGCAGTCTAAAGAAGTATTTGTTTCTGTGTCGGTCTCTGCTGGTTGCTAAAGATTGTGATAGACGTGCTTGGCAGTGGCTGAATTCCAAGCTTCTCTTTTTAATAGCTTCAGGTTTAAGACACTTCAACGTGATATAATACGTGTTAGGTTGAATTTGTGCCACAAGACAGAAGTTGGATTCTTGGCCTTCTCCTTGTAATTCTCTCTCAAAATATTAACTCTAAATCATatattggaagaaaaataGGGCAAAGGATAAAATTCGTTCGGACAAAATCATTCGGAGTCAATTCAGATGAATCATTAAAGCCTTCAATGCCATGAGAATCTATCCATTTATCAACTTGGAGCATAAGATTTTTATGGATTAGAGTGAAGAAAGCAAGTACATGATAGTatgacaaaagaagaaaaatcctTCACAATAATAGAAGTATAGCATGCCCTCAAAAAGAATAAGAGAAAAAGACGACTAGAGAGGAAGAAACGAACAGAAAGTTATACTAATCACGCTCTTGTTGCTCAAAATTTGCAATATTTCATTTAATGTTTCAATCAAGTCTTCTATTTAAGTCATGTTCAGAGAATTTTTGACAACCAAAAatgcttttaaaaaagttttggCAAAAATGTTTCTAGTTCATAGAAACGTTTTCCAAATAAATACTTCCAAGTGCTTTTCTGTgtaaatttttaataaatatttcaacgtatttattataaaagtgTTTATGCACAAAAATGTATGTTTTTTTACGAAAGTAATTCCAAATTATGAAGCAATATAGTCTCTTATTTCACCGACGGTCACAATCCATTACAAAATATGCTAATTCGATGTGATGCAAGTTTAGGGATCGATGCAATTCAACTAATCTTTCATTTATGTGAAAAGCAATTTTAAAGTTGTATTGTATGTGAAGATGGCAAAAAAATAGCAATGGCATCATCGAAATGTGCTCTAGCTATGAGTCTATGACTATGAGAGAATGGCATTGTTTCCA
This window encodes:
- the LOC18789279 gene encoding biotin--protein ligase 2, which encodes MSYAFTRSLGFFSALKKVILSTKKTNSSLPLPFAVSAMDGNSSCALVLCGKSSAENETAKTLKNSGALKLTDNTELSILLHSESAKPIKEDAFGVDSFMNSLSTNRFGRFLLWSPRLPSTHDVISQNFCELPIGAVCVADVQYKGRGRSKNVWESPKGCLLFSFTLQMEDGRVVPLIQYVVSLAVTEAIKDVCDKNGLPYVDVKIKWPNDLYLNGLKVGGILCTSTFKSKQFNVSAGIGLNVDNEKPTTCLNTFLRELSVTTYQFRREDILAAFFDKFEKFYELFINQGFQSLEELYYKTWLHSGQRVIVQEKNDDQVVENVVTIQGLTSSGYLLAIGDDNQMCELHPDGNSFDFFKGLVRQKLD